One Candidatus Sulfurimonas baltica DNA segment encodes these proteins:
- a CDS encoding HAD family hydrolase, protein MIILFDLDGTLIDSTDAILETFHHSFNVHKYPNPKDEEIKALIGYPLDVMYEELGVHRDVVWDYVATYKEYYREISTLRTELLVNAREAVIKASEFAILGIVTTKTGEYSRILMEHFELMEYFEVLIGREDVENPKPHEEPILKALEKLDTNNKEIWMIGDTKLDLISAKNAKVNSIGLLCGYGELNSLKEHTNVIFNDALEAVNYLQNRKK, encoded by the coding sequence ATGATTATACTATTTGATTTAGATGGAACACTTATTGATTCCACAGATGCGATATTGGAGACTTTTCACCACTCTTTTAATGTTCATAAATATCCAAATCCAAAAGATGAAGAGATTAAAGCACTTATCGGCTATCCGCTTGATGTAATGTATGAAGAGTTAGGTGTTCACAGAGATGTGGTTTGGGATTACGTAGCAACATATAAAGAGTACTATCGTGAGATTTCAACACTTAGGACAGAGCTTTTAGTAAATGCCAGAGAGGCTGTAATTAAAGCGAGTGAATTTGCGATTTTAGGAATTGTAACAACCAAAACTGGTGAATACTCAAGAATTCTGATGGAGCACTTTGAATTGATGGAATATTTTGAAGTTTTAATTGGCAGAGAAGATGTTGAGAACCCTAAGCCGCATGAAGAACCTATACTAAAAGCTTTGGAGAAATTAGATACTAATAATAAAGAGATATGGATGATTGGAGACACTAAATTAGATTTAATTTCGGCCAAAAATGCGAAAGTAAATTCTATAGGTCTATTATGCGGATATGGAGAGCTAAACAGTTTGAAAGAGCATACAAATGTTATATTTAATGATGCCCTTGAAGCAGTTAACTATCTTCAAAATAGGAAAAAATAA
- a CDS encoding peptide-binding protein, with product MHYIILLLLSINLFSSTLNLATSTNPARLNPILATDSSSSEITGFLFNGLIKYDKDSSTIIGDLAKEFYYEDNTTLIFKLHKNVKWHDGEIFTAKDVVFTYDVLVSSKISSPYSANFRFVKSVEVLDELTVRVRYKEPYFKALETWMMGILPEHVLRDEENLMNSSFNTNPIGTGAYKLYQLEHSKNIILTAFDDYFEGRAKIDKISFHVIADPMTRFLMLKSSALDVGSIEPMQFERQLSKDFFNNFNTYEQISRSYTYLGFNLRVEKFKNPKVREAISISIDRDEIVEILFFNHAKVCTGPFLPATKAFNKDVKAPTQNIKKAKQLLSEAGYDENNPFTFEIVTSNSSAIRPYAAQIIQHQLKSAGIIVNLRVMEWQAFLNMVVFPHEFDTVLLGWGLSPTPDPYMFWHSDSDKKGGFNLVGYSNQKIDEMIEKSQSIIDRDKLSVMWKEMFKTITDENPYLFLYIPNSITAINKNIKNVTPSPSGIWHDYINWEKD from the coding sequence TTGCACTACATAATACTGCTACTTTTATCCATAAACCTTTTTTCATCAACACTCAACCTTGCAACTTCAACAAATCCGGCACGATTGAACCCTATCTTGGCAACAGACTCAAGCTCATCAGAGATAACAGGTTTTTTATTTAATGGGCTTATAAAATACGACAAAGATTCATCCACAATTATAGGTGATTTGGCAAAAGAGTTTTACTACGAGGACAATACAACCCTTATATTCAAGCTTCATAAGAATGTTAAGTGGCATGATGGGGAGATTTTCACTGCAAAAGATGTTGTTTTCACTTATGATGTGCTTGTCTCATCAAAAATAAGCTCACCATACAGTGCAAATTTCAGATTTGTAAAGAGTGTTGAAGTACTTGATGAGCTGACGGTAAGAGTAAGGTATAAAGAGCCATATTTTAAGGCATTAGAAACTTGGATGATGGGAATATTACCAGAGCATGTTTTAAGAGATGAAGAGAATCTTATGAACTCATCTTTTAACACAAATCCAATAGGTACAGGTGCGTATAAACTCTATCAATTAGAACACTCAAAAAATATTATACTAACTGCATTTGATGATTATTTCGAAGGCCGTGCAAAAATAGACAAAATATCTTTTCATGTGATAGCCGACCCAATGACACGCTTTTTAATGTTGAAATCATCCGCTTTAGATGTTGGAAGTATTGAACCGATGCAGTTTGAAAGACAGTTAAGTAAAGATTTTTTTAATAATTTCAATACATATGAGCAGATTTCCAGATCATACACTTACCTTGGTTTTAATTTAAGAGTTGAAAAGTTTAAAAATCCAAAAGTACGGGAGGCAATTTCCATATCTATCGACAGAGACGAGATAGTAGAAATTTTATTTTTTAATCATGCCAAAGTCTGTACTGGTCCTTTTCTCCCTGCGACTAAAGCTTTCAACAAAGATGTAAAAGCTCCAACACAAAATATAAAAAAAGCCAAGCAGCTTTTGAGTGAGGCTGGATATGATGAGAACAATCCATTTACTTTCGAGATTGTTACATCAAATTCAAGTGCTATAAGACCTTATGCCGCACAGATAATTCAGCATCAGCTTAAAAGCGCCGGTATTATTGTGAACTTAAGAGTCATGGAGTGGCAGGCATTTTTAAATATGGTTGTTTTCCCTCATGAATTTGATACTGTTCTTCTTGGTTGGGGACTCTCACCTACTCCAGACCCATACATGTTTTGGCACAGTGACAGCGATAAAAAAGGTGGCTTCAACCTGGTAGGATATTCCAATCAAAAGATAGATGAAATGATAGAAAAATCTCAAAGTATTATAGACAGAGATAAGTTGTCGGTAATGTGGAAAGAGATGTTTAAAACAATAACAGATGAAAATCCATATCTCTTTTTGTATATTCCAAACTCAATTACAGCAATAAATAAAAATATTAAAAACGTTACTCCAAGCCCTAGCGGAATTTGGCATGACTATATAAATTGGGAGAAAGATTAG